In Streptomyces sp. NBC_01551, one DNA window encodes the following:
- a CDS encoding S8 family serine peptidase, with amino-acid sequence MRNHHGRAGAAASVAAIAALALAAGLTTPAAAAPAPRSLAGPAARSTSASAPASASAAGSKTTRVTLVTGDRVVLDADRKPVGLERAKGREHIPVSLRRANGHTSVLPYDAQALIRAGKLDPRLFDVTELSHPEYQDRRSGRLQLIVGYEGGSAPAARSALRAADGLKVTRTYATLGAEAVTAAPQDAAAVWEALTDPQRDTGRRAAAPGIATVWLDAVRTATLDKSTRQIGADKAWAAGYDGAGVKIAVLDTGVDATHADLTGQVVAEQNFSRAADAKDRYGHGTHVASIAAGTGSRSGGAFKGVAPGAKLLNGKVLDDNGSGDDSGILAGMEWAVAQGADIVNLSLGGYDTPQLDPLEAAVDKLSADKGVLFAIAAGNSGRPGTINSPGSADAALTVGAVDDTDVLAGFSSTGPRTGDGAVKPDVTAPGVDITAAAAPGSVIDREVGQNPAGYLSISGTSMATPHVAGAAALLKQQHPAWKGAELKGALTASTKGGAYTPYQQGTGRIAVDGALRQSVVAQEAALTFGTQPWPHADDTPQSRKITYRNLGSTPVTLDLAVTGSGPDGKPAPEGFFTFGARQLTVPAGGTADAAVTADTRLGGALDGTYTAYAVATAAATGGGQGQSVRTAVVAEREPESYQLTLRHIGRDGKPATNYSSTVEGTKGGASARRFEPYDASGTVTVRVPKGGYLLDTSLVVDPLDPTRGADWIVQPQLDITGDTTVTLDARTTKPVDITVPSKSAVARFAMPSYTLREGGSEYGFGFWLDSLTGFRTRHLGPPPAAGALSQQWDVHWEDGATAEYHAVLGGPVRAVATGYTRHLKPRDLATLKVEQGASAPGKEGSLVAMGLLPDSSSASSMSRRRPLPTTTAVYVSTVDRVKWDLSFSQSGGVDENGFPVDEATYEAERQRTLTGGRTYHERFNTAVLAPRVDADHGVVREGNRIAGSVQLLADGANHAGDYVAATGSTVLYRDGVVAGRSQAPLASSEPFTVPAGDAAYKLTTTALLRPELSATSSKVTATWWFRSKETAAPTALPVSAVRFDARPAPDGTLPAGRTATFPLTVQGPAAAAPAAFRAQVSYDEGYTWQPLTVKDGKVSVKTPAKGAAVSLRATVTDRAGNTSEVTVIRAYLAG; translated from the coding sequence CTCGAACGCGCCAAGGGCCGCGAGCACATACCCGTCTCGCTGCGCCGCGCGAACGGCCACACCAGCGTCCTGCCGTACGACGCCCAGGCCCTGATCCGCGCCGGAAAGCTCGACCCCCGGCTCTTCGACGTCACCGAGCTGAGCCACCCCGAGTACCAGGACCGCCGCTCCGGCCGCCTCCAGCTGATCGTCGGCTACGAGGGCGGCTCCGCCCCCGCCGCCCGGTCCGCCCTGCGCGCCGCCGACGGCCTCAAGGTGACCCGTACGTACGCCACCCTCGGCGCCGAGGCCGTCACCGCGGCCCCCCAGGACGCCGCCGCCGTCTGGGAGGCGCTCACCGACCCCCAGCGGGACACCGGCCGCCGCGCCGCCGCCCCCGGCATCGCCACCGTCTGGCTCGACGCCGTGCGCACCGCCACCCTCGACAAGAGCACCCGGCAGATCGGCGCCGACAAGGCCTGGGCCGCCGGATACGACGGCGCCGGCGTCAAGATCGCCGTCCTCGACACCGGCGTCGACGCCACCCACGCCGACCTCACCGGCCAAGTCGTCGCCGAGCAGAACTTCTCCCGCGCCGCGGACGCCAAGGACCGCTACGGCCACGGCACCCACGTCGCCTCCATCGCCGCCGGTACGGGCTCCCGATCGGGCGGCGCCTTCAAAGGCGTCGCGCCCGGCGCGAAGCTCCTGAACGGCAAGGTCCTCGACGACAACGGCTCCGGCGACGACTCCGGCATCCTCGCCGGCATGGAGTGGGCCGTCGCCCAGGGCGCCGACATCGTCAACCTCAGCCTCGGCGGCTACGACACCCCGCAGCTCGACCCCCTCGAAGCGGCCGTCGACAAGCTCAGCGCCGACAAGGGCGTGCTGTTCGCCATCGCGGCCGGCAACAGCGGCCGCCCCGGCACCATCAACTCCCCGGGCAGCGCGGACGCCGCGCTCACCGTCGGCGCCGTCGACGACACCGACGTCCTCGCCGGCTTCTCCAGCACCGGCCCGCGTACCGGCGACGGCGCCGTCAAGCCGGACGTCACCGCCCCCGGCGTCGACATCACCGCCGCCGCCGCGCCCGGCAGCGTCATCGACCGCGAGGTCGGCCAGAACCCGGCCGGCTACCTGAGCATCTCCGGCACCTCCATGGCCACCCCGCACGTCGCCGGAGCCGCCGCGCTGCTCAAGCAGCAGCACCCCGCCTGGAAGGGCGCCGAGCTCAAGGGCGCGCTGACCGCCTCCACCAAGGGCGGCGCGTACACCCCGTACCAGCAGGGCACCGGCCGGATCGCGGTCGACGGCGCGCTGCGCCAGAGCGTGGTCGCCCAGGAGGCGGCGCTGACCTTCGGTACACAGCCCTGGCCGCACGCGGACGACACCCCGCAGTCGCGGAAGATCACGTACCGCAACCTCGGCAGCACGCCCGTCACCCTCGATCTCGCCGTCACCGGCAGCGGCCCCGACGGCAAGCCCGCGCCCGAGGGCTTCTTCACCTTCGGCGCCCGGCAGCTGACCGTCCCGGCGGGCGGCACCGCCGACGCCGCCGTGACCGCCGACACCCGCCTCGGCGGGGCGCTGGACGGCACGTACACCGCGTACGCCGTCGCGACGGCGGCCGCGACCGGCGGTGGCCAGGGCCAGAGCGTCCGTACGGCCGTGGTCGCCGAACGCGAGCCGGAGTCCTACCAGCTGACGCTGCGCCACATCGGGCGGGACGGGAAGCCGGCCACGAACTACAGCAGCACCGTCGAAGGCACCAAGGGCGGCGCGAGCGCCCGCCGCTTCGAGCCGTACGACGCCTCCGGCACCGTCACCGTGCGCGTGCCCAAGGGCGGTTACCTGCTCGACACCTCCCTCGTCGTCGACCCGCTGGACCCCACCCGGGGCGCCGACTGGATCGTCCAGCCCCAGCTCGACATCACCGGTGACACCACGGTGACGCTCGACGCGCGCACCACCAAGCCGGTCGACATCACCGTCCCGTCGAAGTCCGCGGTCGCGCGGTTCGCCATGCCCTCGTACACCCTGCGCGAAGGCGGCTCGGAGTACGGCTTCGGGTTCTGGCTCGACTCGCTCACCGGGTTCCGCACCCGCCACCTGGGCCCGCCGCCCGCGGCCGGCGCGCTCAGCCAGCAGTGGGACGTGCACTGGGAGGACGGCGCCACGGCGGAGTACCACGCCGTCCTCGGCGGCCCGGTACGTGCCGTCGCCACCGGCTACACCCGCCACCTGAAGCCGCGCGACCTGGCGACCCTCAAGGTCGAGCAGGGCGCCTCGGCCCCGGGCAAGGAAGGCTCGCTCGTCGCGATGGGCCTCCTGCCGGACAGCAGTTCCGCGAGCTCGATGTCGCGCCGGCGGCCGCTGCCGACCACGACGGCGGTGTACGTGTCGACCGTCGACCGGGTGAAGTGGGACCTCTCCTTCAGCCAGAGCGGCGGTGTGGACGAGAACGGTTTCCCGGTCGACGAGGCGACGTACGAAGCGGAGCGCCAGCGCACGCTCACGGGCGGCCGCACCTACCACGAGCGCTTCAACACGGCCGTCCTCGCACCCCGCGTGGACGCCGACCACGGGGTCGTGCGCGAGGGCAACCGCATCGCGGGCTCCGTACAACTGCTCGCGGACGGCGCGAACCACGCCGGTGACTACGTCGCGGCCACCGGCAGCACGGTCCTCTACCGCGACGGCGTCGTGGCGGGCCGCAGCCAGGCCCCGCTGGCGTCGAGCGAGCCGTTCACGGTCCCGGCGGGCGACGCGGCGTACAAGCTGACCACGACCGCGCTGCTGCGCCCGGAGCTCTCCGCGACCTCGTCGAAGGTGACGGCGACCTGGTGGTTCCGCTCGAAGGAGACGGCCGCACCGACCGCGCTCCCGGTTTCGGCGGTCCGCTTCGACGCCCGCCCGGCGCCGGACGGCACCCTGCCGGCCGGGCGGACGGCGACCTTCCCGCTGACCGTGCAGGGCCCGGCGGCCGCGGCCCCCGCCGCCTTCCGGGCGCAGGTCTCCTACGACGAGGGCTACACCTGGCAGCCGCTCACCGTGAAGGACGGCAAGGTCAGCGTGAAGACCCCGGCGAAGGGCGCCGCGGTCTCGCTGCGCGCCACCGTCACCGACCGGGCGGGCAACACGTCGGAGGTGACCGTCATCCGCGCCTACCTCGCGGGCTGA
- a CDS encoding DUF1330 domain-containing protein, with product MTAYAIAHIRPETMNEDVLRYIEEIQATFGPFGGRFLVHGQEVEVLEGSWPGTVVVVGFPDVERARAWYASPAYQALVPLRADHMAGDIILVGGVPADYDATETAATLRAAAGL from the coding sequence ATGACCGCGTACGCCATCGCCCACATACGCCCCGAGACCATGAACGAGGACGTCCTGCGCTACATCGAGGAGATCCAGGCCACCTTCGGCCCCTTCGGCGGCCGTTTCCTCGTCCACGGCCAAGAAGTCGAGGTCCTGGAGGGCAGCTGGCCCGGCACCGTCGTCGTGGTCGGCTTCCCGGACGTCGAGCGGGCCCGCGCCTGGTACGCCTCACCCGCCTACCAGGCCCTCGTCCCGCTGCGCGCCGACCACATGGCGGGCGACATCATCCTCGTGGGCGGCGTCCCCGCCGACTACGACGCCACCGAGACCGCCGCCACCCTGCGCGCCGCCGCGGGCCTGTAG
- a CDS encoding SDR family oxidoreductase, which produces MATHLITGAGSGIGAAVAARLHARGDDLVLLARDAARGKQLVERYPGSRALVGDLADPERLSWAFSKQAIPERIDSLLHIAGIVDLGPVGELRPKTWHQQLNVNLIAPAEVTRLLLPTLRASHATVVFVNSGAGLTAHAEWGAYAASKHGLKALADSLRAEEKPNGIRVTSVYPGRTASPMQAKVHSQEGKEYDPARWIDPESVATTIVMAVDLPRDAEVNDLSVRPGR; this is translated from the coding sequence ATGGCTACTCACCTGATCACCGGCGCCGGGTCCGGCATCGGCGCCGCCGTCGCCGCCCGCCTGCACGCCCGCGGCGACGACCTCGTCCTGCTCGCCCGCGACGCCGCCCGCGGCAAGCAGCTCGTCGAGCGCTACCCCGGCTCGCGCGCCCTCGTCGGAGACCTCGCCGACCCCGAGCGGCTGTCCTGGGCGTTCTCCAAGCAGGCGATCCCGGAGCGGATCGACTCCCTCCTGCACATCGCCGGCATCGTCGACCTCGGCCCCGTCGGCGAGCTGCGCCCCAAGACCTGGCACCAGCAGCTCAACGTCAACCTGATCGCCCCCGCCGAGGTGACCCGGCTGCTGCTGCCCACCCTGAGGGCTTCGCACGCCACCGTCGTCTTCGTGAACTCCGGCGCCGGCCTGACCGCCCACGCCGAGTGGGGCGCCTACGCCGCCTCCAAGCACGGCCTCAAGGCCCTCGCCGACTCGCTGCGCGCCGAGGAGAAGCCGAACGGCATCCGCGTCACCTCCGTCTACCCCGGCCGCACCGCCAGCCCCATGCAGGCCAAGGTGCACTCGCAGGAGGGCAAGGAGTACGACCCGGCCCGCTGGATCGACCCCGAGTCGGTCGCGACCACGATCGTCATGGCCGTGGACCTGCCCCGCGACGCCGAGGTCAACGACCTGTCCGTGAGGCCCGGCCGATGA